A genomic region of Saprospiraceae bacterium contains the following coding sequences:
- a CDS encoding T9SS type A sorting domain-containing protein codes for MRFRILKLSILLSIWCLYNVKAQTLRCHISAGINPVSVNAKPNLAVREKMQFQLVFHILYTTAEENISMGQIVSQVQVLNDIMNQAVVWPNPQIPAVFRSLKESPQFQFCLADSDPQGNPTMGVTRTLIKDLSIACKKEFGKRNLMHKSLGGVDIWDPKKYINIFIINRDQCPVLGEAIFPWNASSDEDGVIIHYKALGYTGPAADYYPFHQGKTLVHELGHYFGLLHLSNDRSDCNGDDEVEDTPTQANEYFGCPKYEAETCGNLNMFMNYMSLVEDGCMLLFTKAQINRMQQMIQTYRLDLPTAANCIPTSQNELTDVNGSFENGFWLLYHKDHKNWSADIELYDTGGKLIWQSSVVAVQYLTIPDLLQEMGSGLYFVILRDQKNQKVLKLFTN; via the coding sequence ATGCGTTTTAGGATTTTAAAACTAAGTATTCTATTAAGTATTTGGTGCTTGTATAATGTAAAGGCCCAGACGCTTCGTTGCCATATCAGTGCAGGAATAAATCCGGTTTCTGTAAACGCTAAACCAAATCTTGCAGTTCGTGAAAAAATGCAATTTCAATTGGTGTTTCATATTTTATACACCACAGCCGAAGAAAATATATCGATGGGGCAGATTGTAAGTCAGGTTCAGGTACTCAATGATATCATGAATCAGGCTGTAGTTTGGCCAAATCCTCAAATTCCTGCAGTATTCAGATCCCTTAAAGAATCTCCGCAATTTCAATTTTGTTTAGCAGATTCAGATCCGCAAGGAAACCCAACGATGGGCGTGACAAGAACTTTGATAAAAGACCTTTCGATTGCCTGCAAAAAGGAATTTGGAAAAAGAAATCTCATGCACAAATCTTTAGGTGGAGTTGATATTTGGGATCCCAAAAAGTATATCAATATTTTTATCATCAATCGCGATCAATGTCCCGTATTAGGTGAGGCGATATTCCCATGGAATGCAAGCTCAGATGAAGATGGTGTGATCATCCATTACAAAGCCTTAGGTTATACGGGCCCAGCAGCTGATTATTACCCTTTTCATCAAGGTAAAACTTTAGTACACGAATTGGGACATTATTTTGGTTTATTACATTTGTCCAATGATCGGTCTGATTGCAACGGAGACGACGAAGTAGAGGATACGCCTACCCAAGCCAATGAATATTTTGGATGCCCAAAATATGAGGCTGAGACTTGTGGAAATCTGAATATGTTCATGAATTACATGAGTTTGGTTGAGGATGGATGTATGTTATTATTTACCAAAGCTCAGATAAACAGAATGCAGCAGATGATCCAAACATACAGGTTAGATTTGCCAACAGCAGCAAACTGTATTCCTACTTCACAAAATGAGCTAACAGATGTTAATGGATCATTTGAAAATGGTTTCTGGCTCCTTTATCACAAAGATCATAAAAATTGGAGTGCGGATATCGAGTTGTACGATACCGGCGGTAAGCTTATCTGGCAATCTTCAGTTGTTGCAGTGCAATATTTAACAATTCCTGATCTCCTACAAGAGATGGGCAGCGGTTTATATTTTGTAATATTGCGCGATCAAAAGAATCAAAAAGTCTTGAAATTATTTACCAATTAA
- a CDS encoding N-acetyltransferase → MKTLLQKSGYSFKIASSIGEFLKEWDQLQPASLLLSSEYLQAIELYRPNNVQFKYALVEDQSGPAAAFYFQLLPFNAAERLKMKERKQEGLTTCFYNHVKRLIASKVDFITLVCGNLLATGAYGFKYRNDLDMLDVQEMIDQLLKAMFDEPELIHRASVCLIKELPYRNSFKMDKELPLNFMHPFFVQPSMLLYLEPSWQSFENYMDALQSKYRLRLRKALEAASGLTHRELSVKDIRIHEKILFEYYKRAADNSDFNLVDLHPNYFSGLKMGIGDKFRVFGFFRDEQLIAFYSFIDDGEELVGHFLGTSEEVNGHYQLYLNILIQFIKHGIGGRFKIISLARTAIEIKSTIGAVPEEMVCYVTHRNKVYNRWVPNLLEYLKPQKNYTLRTPFKSK, encoded by the coding sequence TTGAAAACATTGTTGCAGAAATCCGGGTATTCTTTTAAAATCGCTTCATCGATTGGAGAATTCCTTAAGGAATGGGATCAGCTTCAGCCTGCATCACTCTTGCTGAGTAGTGAATATCTTCAGGCAATCGAATTGTATCGGCCAAACAATGTTCAATTTAAATATGCTTTAGTAGAAGATCAAAGTGGACCTGCGGCTGCATTTTATTTTCAATTATTGCCTTTTAACGCTGCAGAAAGGTTGAAAATGAAAGAGCGAAAGCAAGAAGGTTTGACGACCTGTTTCTACAACCACGTCAAACGCTTGATTGCTTCCAAAGTAGACTTTATTACGCTAGTGTGTGGAAATCTTTTGGCTACCGGAGCTTATGGATTTAAGTATCGCAATGACCTTGATATGCTTGATGTCCAAGAGATGATTGATCAATTGCTCAAGGCAATGTTTGATGAACCTGAATTGATCCATAGAGCATCTGTTTGTTTGATCAAAGAGCTTCCTTACAGGAATTCATTTAAAATGGACAAGGAATTGCCATTAAATTTTATGCACCCATTCTTTGTACAGCCCTCTATGTTGTTATATCTGGAGCCTTCCTGGCAAAGTTTTGAAAATTATATGGATGCGTTGCAATCGAAATATAGATTGCGGCTGCGCAAAGCCCTGGAAGCTGCTTCCGGATTGACACATCGCGAGCTTTCGGTGAAAGATATCCGCATACATGAGAAAATTTTATTTGAGTATTATAAGAGGGCTGCAGATAATTCAGATTTTAATTTAGTGGATTTACATCCCAATTATTTTTCAGGTTTAAAAATGGGCATAGGAGACAAATTTAGAGTCTTTGGTTTTTTTCGCGATGAGCAACTCATTGCATTTTACAGTTTCATCGACGACGGAGAAGAATTGGTTGGCCATTTTTTAGGTACCTCGGAAGAAGTCAACGGTCATTATCAGCTTTACTTAAATATTTTGATTCAATTTATAAAACATGGGATTGGCGGCCGGTTTAAGATCATTTCTCTGGCGCGTACTGCGATTGAAATAAAAAGTACGATTGGCGCAGTGCCTGAAGAAATGGTTTGTTATGTGACCCACCGAAATAAAGTTTACAATCGCTGGGTTCCCAATCTCCTGGAATACCTCAAACCTCAGAAAAATTATACACTTCGGACCCCATTTAAAAGCAAGTAA
- a CDS encoding valine--tRNA ligase → METHFNPGITERKWYAEWMAHGFFDSKPDARESFTIVIPPPNVTGVLHMGHMLNNTIQDILIRRARQKGMNVCWVPGTDHASIATEAKVVQLLRSQGIRKSDISREKFLEHAWEWKEKYGGIILDQLKSLGASCDWKRTAFTMDEIRSEAVIKAFVDLYKKGKLYRGKRMIQWDPEAKTVLSNEEVLYQTEQAQLYHILYKLEGSDSEGITIATQRPETIMADTAVCVHPDDPRYTHLVGKKVIIPLIHKAIPIIADSYIDQEFGTGALKVTPAHDPNDYELGIRHQLEVIDCLNEDGSLSAEAKILVGIDRFEARKKIGPLLEAEGVLVKIENYTTNIGRSERTQAVVEPRLSLQWFVKMQDLAQPALKAVEESEIQFIPEHFKNTYRHWMENIRDWCISRQLWWGHRIPAWYLGNEVFVAETADEALKQAKIQTGNPNLRIEDLKQDEDVLDTWFSSWLWPMSVFDGANDTKDFKYYFPTSVLVTGWDIIFLWVARMIMASYEWHGTIPFSKVYFTGMVRDKQRRKMSKSLGNSPDALKLIADYGADGVRFGILASSPAGGDLLFDDKLCEQGRNFSNKLWNALRLIKTWEHPSGNFESEQDTLLIQWIQHRRDELCLQVDQLFGQFKLSEALRQIYAFVWDDYCAFFLEAAKPAKGESLSNALLVCAQETFETICSLLHPFMPFITEEIWHQLKQREAGDFCIVSPYPTGKSPDKDVLESMLELRNVVKNIRELRAKHQLARDLKTPLFIFNRNQKTLLESPGAISLLMKFCNLSSLQLTDTELKDAQSFMGLRDTYYLELPVTLDIEAEKLKLTEEIKYAEGFIQSVLQKLENQKFVTSAPADLVAKERKKLEDGELRLTALKERYQSL, encoded by the coding sequence ATGGAAACACATTTTAATCCGGGTATTACAGAGCGAAAATGGTATGCTGAGTGGATGGCTCATGGTTTTTTTGATTCCAAGCCTGATGCTCGTGAGTCTTTCACCATTGTCATTCCACCCCCCAATGTGACCGGTGTTTTGCACATGGGGCATATGCTGAATAATACCATTCAGGATATCCTTATCAGACGCGCCAGACAAAAAGGAATGAATGTCTGTTGGGTGCCCGGTACTGACCACGCATCCATTGCTACTGAAGCTAAGGTCGTTCAGTTATTGAGAAGTCAGGGCATTCGAAAATCGGATATCAGCAGAGAAAAATTTTTGGAGCACGCCTGGGAATGGAAAGAAAAATACGGTGGCATTATCCTGGATCAATTGAAAAGTCTTGGCGCGTCCTGTGATTGGAAACGCACTGCTTTTACCATGGATGAAATTCGATCGGAGGCAGTCATTAAAGCATTTGTCGATCTCTACAAAAAAGGCAAATTATACAGAGGGAAAAGGATGATCCAATGGGATCCGGAAGCAAAAACGGTTCTCTCCAACGAAGAAGTTTTGTACCAAACCGAGCAGGCGCAATTGTACCACATCCTTTATAAATTGGAAGGATCAGATAGCGAAGGCATCACGATAGCGACCCAGCGACCTGAAACCATTATGGCTGATACAGCCGTATGTGTACATCCGGATGATCCGAGATATACCCATCTCGTTGGCAAAAAAGTCATCATACCGCTCATCCATAAAGCAATTCCCATCATTGCAGATAGCTATATCGATCAGGAATTTGGAACCGGTGCTTTGAAAGTTACACCTGCACACGATCCAAATGATTATGAACTGGGTATCAGACACCAGCTGGAAGTCATTGATTGTTTAAATGAAGATGGAAGCCTGAGCGCTGAAGCCAAAATTTTAGTGGGCATTGACAGATTTGAAGCGCGAAAAAAAATAGGTCCTTTGCTGGAAGCGGAGGGTGTTTTAGTCAAAATTGAAAATTATACGACCAATATTGGCAGGAGTGAACGCACACAAGCAGTTGTAGAACCTCGTTTGAGCCTTCAGTGGTTTGTAAAAATGCAGGATCTTGCACAGCCGGCACTCAAAGCTGTAGAAGAAAGTGAGATCCAGTTCATACCTGAGCATTTTAAAAACACTTATCGACATTGGATGGAAAACATCCGCGATTGGTGCATCAGCAGGCAATTATGGTGGGGACATCGGATTCCGGCCTGGTATTTAGGTAATGAAGTGTTTGTTGCAGAGACTGCAGACGAAGCTTTGAAACAAGCGAAAATACAAACGGGAAATCCGAATTTGAGAATTGAAGATTTAAAACAAGACGAAGATGTTTTGGATACCTGGTTTTCATCCTGGTTATGGCCAATGTCTGTTTTTGATGGGGCCAACGATACGAAAGATTTCAAATATTACTTTCCGACCAGTGTTTTGGTTACCGGATGGGATATTATTTTTCTTTGGGTTGCACGTATGATCATGGCTTCCTATGAATGGCATGGAACCATACCTTTTAGTAAAGTATATTTCACGGGGATGGTGCGCGATAAACAACGCCGTAAAATGTCAAAATCCCTGGGAAATTCTCCGGATGCGCTCAAATTAATTGCCGATTACGGTGCTGACGGGGTGCGATTTGGAATTTTGGCGAGTTCTCCGGCAGGAGGTGATCTTTTATTTGATGACAAACTTTGCGAACAGGGAAGAAATTTTTCAAATAAACTTTGGAATGCGCTGCGTTTAATCAAAACATGGGAACATCCATCGGGCAACTTTGAAAGTGAGCAGGATACATTGCTCATTCAATGGATCCAACATCGCCGCGACGAGCTTTGTTTGCAGGTAGATCAGCTCTTTGGTCAATTTAAATTGTCGGAAGCTCTGCGGCAGATCTATGCTTTTGTTTGGGATGACTATTGTGCTTTTTTTCTGGAAGCAGCCAAACCTGCAAAAGGAGAAAGTTTGTCAAACGCGCTCTTGGTATGTGCGCAGGAAACTTTTGAAACCATCTGTAGTTTATTGCATCCTTTTATGCCATTTATTACCGAAGAAATCTGGCATCAATTAAAGCAAAGGGAAGCTGGTGATTTTTGCATCGTGAGCCCTTATCCTACAGGTAAATCGCCTGACAAAGATGTCCTTGAAAGCATGTTGGAATTGCGCAACGTCGTCAAAAACATCCGCGAGTTAAGAGCCAAACATCAACTGGCCAGAGATTTGAAAACGCCATTGTTTATATTCAACAGAAATCAAAAAACACTGCTTGAAAGTCCGGGCGCCATTAGTTTATTGATGAAATTTTGCAACTTAAGTTCGCTGCAACTGACCGATACTGAATTAAAGGATGCACAATCTTTTATGGGGCTTCGCGATACCTATTACCTGGAACTTCCGGTAACTTTGGATATAGAAGCTGAAAAATTAAAACTAACTGAAGAAATCAAGTATGCGGAAGGATTCATCCAGTCGGTACTACAAAAATTGGAGAATCAGAAATTTGTAACATCAGCGCCTGCAGATTTGGTTGCCAAAGAACGCAAAAAGCTGGAAGACGGCGAACTTCGATTGACTGCACTCAAGGAAAGGTATCAAAGTTTGTAA
- a CDS encoding phosphoglycerate kinase — MKPATPPDWQICAKNLQSSKAIIVKNLNVKDQYVLLRVDFNVPIKDGIIQDDTRIVKSLDTIRYLLDQKAKVIVMSHLGRPLKELTADGQLDVQKFSLKPIAEKLEALLQTQVLFASDCGGPDSLSKRSQLLSGGILLLENTRFHKGEEKGDPQLAQQLAVLGDFFINDALGAAHREHASTATIARYFDKDHKAFGLLMQSEVENGQRVLKNPHKPCTAIIGGAKVSDKILLISNLMEFCDSILIGGGMAYTFLNAQGFEIGNSLCEKDKLELALELIALAKAKNVQLLLPNDSVVAKNFEDSTATLITDHPAIPLEHMGLDIGPKTIERYTSVILKSKTILWNGPMGVFEKAAFSNGTKDVALAIAAATTKGAYSLVGGGDSVSAIKKFKLGDQVSFVSTGGGAMLEMLEGKVLPGIEAILN, encoded by the coding sequence ATGAAGCCGGCTACTCCGCCCGATTGGCAGATATGTGCGAAAAATTTGCAAAGCTCTAAAGCTATTATCGTGAAAAATCTAAATGTAAAAGATCAATATGTATTGTTGAGAGTGGACTTCAATGTGCCTATCAAAGACGGAATCATTCAAGACGATACACGCATCGTAAAATCACTCGATACCATCCGTTACCTCCTGGATCAAAAAGCTAAAGTAATTGTAATGTCCCATTTGGGCAGGCCTTTAAAAGAATTGACGGCAGACGGACAATTGGATGTGCAGAAATTTTCTTTGAAACCCATCGCCGAAAAACTGGAAGCTCTGCTCCAAACGCAAGTACTTTTTGCAAGCGATTGCGGCGGACCGGACAGCCTTTCAAAAAGATCGCAATTGCTGTCGGGCGGAATTTTACTTTTGGAAAATACCCGCTTCCACAAAGGCGAAGAAAAAGGAGATCCACAACTGGCGCAACAGCTCGCAGTTCTAGGCGATTTTTTTATCAACGATGCTTTGGGTGCCGCACATAGAGAACATGCCAGTACAGCCACCATTGCCCGATATTTCGACAAAGACCATAAAGCATTTGGCCTGCTCATGCAAAGCGAAGTCGAAAACGGCCAACGCGTTCTTAAAAATCCCCATAAGCCCTGCACTGCCATTATCGGGGGCGCAAAAGTTTCTGATAAAATTTTATTGATCTCTAATCTGATGGAATTTTGCGACTCGATACTCATCGGAGGTGGTATGGCTTATACTTTTCTCAATGCCCAGGGATTTGAAATTGGAAATTCTCTTTGCGAAAAAGACAAACTCGAGCTCGCACTCGAACTCATCGCTTTGGCAAAAGCTAAAAATGTGCAACTGCTTTTACCCAATGACAGCGTGGTTGCTAAAAATTTTGAGGATAGCACTGCAACTCTTATTACTGATCATCCGGCAATTCCACTCGAACATATGGGACTGGATATCGGACCAAAAACAATCGAACGCTATACGTCTGTAATTCTAAAATCCAAAACCATCCTCTGGAATGGACCCATGGGTGTGTTTGAAAAAGCAGCGTTTTCAAATGGCACAAAAGATGTTGCCCTGGCCATCGCGGCTGCCACGACAAAAGGTGCTTATTCTTTGGTAGGTGGTGGCGATTCTGTGTCGGCTATCAAAAAATTTAAACTCGGTGATCAGGTAAGCTTTGTCTCGACTGGTGGTGGAGCCATGCTGGAAATGCTCGAGGGAAAAGTATTACCGGGTATTGAAGCGATTTTAAATTAA
- the gap gene encoding type I glyceraldehyde-3-phosphate dehydrogenase translates to MKRIAINGFGRIGRLTYRALAERPDIEVVAINDLTDIPTLAHLLEYDTAQGRFDKNIGHHPDSILVNGQKLLAFSQKDPKNLPWKDLQIDVVLECTGVFLTRAAAQSHIDAGARKVILSAPPKDSDIPTFVTWVNDDALQPGDHIVSNASCTTNCLAVVLKVLHENYGVSFASMNTIHAFTQDQRLQDAPHKDLRRARAASMNIIPTSTGAGSAVEAVYPAIKGKLMASSYRVPIITGSLIELVCKLDKSPTVDAVNALFKQYAQNQLRGILEYTEKPLVSTDIIGNSHSAVFDALLTHVSNGFLKVVAWYDNEAGYSARLADMCEKFAKL, encoded by the coding sequence ATGAAAAGAATCGCCATAAATGGCTTCGGGAGAATAGGCCGCCTCACCTACCGAGCGCTCGCCGAAAGACCCGATATTGAGGTCGTTGCGATCAATGATCTCACAGATATTCCCACTTTAGCCCATTTGCTGGAATACGATACCGCTCAAGGTCGTTTCGACAAAAACATTGGTCATCATCCCGATTCCATTCTGGTCAATGGTCAAAAATTGCTCGCTTTCAGCCAAAAAGATCCTAAAAATCTGCCCTGGAAAGACTTGCAGATCGATGTCGTGCTCGAATGCACCGGTGTTTTCCTGACCCGGGCTGCTGCGCAATCCCATATCGATGCCGGTGCCCGAAAAGTAATTCTATCTGCTCCGCCCAAGGATTCCGACATCCCAACTTTTGTAACCTGGGTCAATGATGATGCGCTCCAGCCCGGAGATCATATCGTATCGAATGCCTCCTGCACGACCAATTGCCTGGCCGTAGTCCTCAAAGTCTTGCATGAAAATTACGGAGTCTCTTTTGCCAGCATGAATACCATACATGCTTTTACACAAGATCAGCGGCTACAGGATGCACCTCACAAGGACCTTCGAAGGGCGCGCGCGGCTTCCATGAACATTATACCAACCAGTACAGGCGCCGGAAGTGCCGTTGAAGCAGTATACCCCGCCATTAAAGGTAAATTAATGGCTTCTTCTTACCGGGTACCTATCATTACTGGTTCTCTGATTGAACTGGTGTGCAAACTGGATAAATCCCCGACCGTTGATGCGGTGAATGCCTTGTTCAAACAATATGCGCAAAACCAACTGCGTGGCATCCTCGAATATACTGAAAAACCACTGGTCTCCACAGATATCATTGGCAACAGCCACAGCGCCGTTTTCGATGCACTCCTGACCCATGTGTCCAATGGTTTTCTCAAAGTAGTGGCCTGGTACGACAATGAAGCCGGCTACTCCGCCCGATTGGCAGATATGTGCGAAAAATTTGCAAAGCTCTAA